The following proteins are encoded in a genomic region of Dyadobacter sp. UC 10:
- a CDS encoding Gfo/Idh/MocA family protein, whose protein sequence is MKAFVLLIFGIMSIQAIAQAPVKVAVAGLTHGHVGWIFNRSDKKDIQLVGIYETNPELVNQFASKYKLDKKLFYSDLNKMLDETKPQAVSAFGAISEHIMVVRACAPRKIHVMVEKPLATTFADAKEIQKLAGQNGIQVLTNFETSWYASNQYVKDLVEQGKLGEIRKVMVNDGHQGPKEIGVSKEFLEILTDPAKNGAGALVDFGCYGANLMTWLLKGERPLSITAVTHQNKPEIYKQVDDEATIILQYPEAQCVIQGSWNWSFARKDMEVFGNKGYAVAVNPTVVRQRLQEKAPEETIRLDPRPAPFTDPFSVLADVVTGKLKLEQYDMYGLPVNLTVVEILETAKESAKTGKTIFLKK, encoded by the coding sequence ATGAAAGCATTTGTATTACTGATTTTTGGAATAATGAGTATTCAGGCAATCGCGCAGGCTCCCGTGAAGGTTGCAGTTGCAGGATTGACGCATGGGCACGTCGGCTGGATATTTAACAGATCCGATAAAAAGGATATTCAGCTGGTTGGTATTTACGAAACCAACCCCGAGCTGGTCAATCAGTTTGCTTCGAAATACAAGCTGGATAAAAAGCTATTCTATTCCGACCTCAACAAAATGCTGGATGAGACCAAACCGCAGGCCGTTTCTGCATTTGGTGCGATTAGTGAGCATATTATGGTGGTACGCGCGTGTGCGCCTCGAAAAATCCACGTGATGGTTGAAAAGCCGCTGGCCACGACTTTTGCGGATGCAAAGGAGATCCAGAAGCTGGCTGGTCAGAACGGGATACAGGTATTGACCAACTTCGAAACTTCCTGGTATGCGAGCAATCAATATGTGAAAGACCTGGTGGAGCAGGGAAAACTAGGCGAGATCCGCAAAGTAATGGTCAATGACGGTCACCAGGGACCAAAGGAAATCGGGGTAAGCAAGGAGTTTCTGGAAATACTCACTGATCCCGCTAAAAATGGGGCCGGCGCGCTGGTTGATTTCGGTTGTTACGGTGCCAATTTAATGACCTGGCTTTTGAAAGGCGAACGCCCCCTTTCAATTACGGCGGTCACACATCAGAATAAGCCGGAAATTTACAAGCAGGTGGACGATGAGGCTACTATTATTTTGCAATATCCCGAAGCACAGTGCGTAATCCAGGGTTCCTGGAACTGGTCCTTTGCGCGGAAGGATATGGAGGTTTTCGGAAACAAAGGTTACGCGGTCGCCGTAAACCCAACAGTTGTGCGTCAGAGGTTGCAGGAGAAAGCGCCGGAGGAAACGATCAGGCTTGACCCGCGCCCAGCTCCGTTTACTGATCCTTTTTCAGTATTAGCGGATGTGGTGACGGGTAAATTAAAATTGGAACAATACGATATGTACGGTTTGCCGGTGAATTTGACAGTGGTCGAAATCCTCGAAACCGCGAAGGAATCGGCGAAAACGGGCAAGACAATTTTCTTGAAAAAATAG
- a CDS encoding neutral/alkaline non-lysosomal ceramidase N-terminal domain-containing protein: protein MRFLRILLRIIGSIVLLLVLILAALVTTMDKTPYREMPYYAEWKKIISQVKTAPPDSAGQLRAGWAKVNITPSSPTPTAGYGNRKGKLYTEIHDSVYVRAMVVDNGASLAAIVSADLLIIPPTIVKVLQSRLTEKEVPFDQVFFGATHTHNSVGGWGTGVSSLFFSGKYDPKMVDRLADAFYTAIVEAKNKLQPVELTYLESVDTLDIRNRLVGEEGEVDPEIRSAAFVTKKGEKAILSSFGAHSTVLGSRNIVLSRDYPGALVDSLENGRYNFAMYMAGAVGSMGPIEKGTDDFDEIKNQAFGVQNAILSPATLTEPSKQPVIRSLTLPLPLREPSPRLTMNLVLRSWAFKKAFGEYPIFVKALRIGNILMVGMPCDFSGELVAGLDAYAKTKGLNLMVTSFNGGYIGYITHDKYFDRDLYETKTMNWYGPYNGAYFQEVIKDIIDKMS from the coding sequence ATGAGATTTCTTAGAATTCTGCTGCGGATCATTGGTTCGATCGTTCTGCTTTTGGTATTGATTCTCGCGGCGCTCGTCACCACGATGGACAAAACGCCTTACAGGGAAATGCCCTATTATGCGGAATGGAAGAAGATAATCAGTCAGGTCAAGACAGCGCCACCCGATTCAGCCGGTCAGCTGAGGGCAGGTTGGGCGAAAGTAAATATTACTCCCTCTTCACCGACCCCGACTGCGGGATATGGTAACAGAAAAGGCAAATTGTACACGGAAATTCATGACTCTGTTTATGTGAGAGCAATGGTGGTGGATAACGGGGCTTCGCTGGCGGCCATTGTTTCGGCCGACCTGCTTATTATTCCGCCTACCATAGTCAAAGTGCTGCAATCTCGTCTTACTGAAAAAGAAGTACCTTTTGATCAGGTGTTTTTTGGGGCTACCCACACACATAATAGTGTCGGCGGCTGGGGTACGGGCGTTTCTTCCTTATTTTTTTCGGGCAAATATGATCCTAAGATGGTCGATCGCCTGGCTGACGCATTTTACACAGCCATAGTGGAAGCGAAGAACAAGCTGCAGCCCGTTGAGCTGACCTATCTGGAGTCAGTTGATACGCTCGATATTCGAAACCGGCTGGTAGGAGAGGAAGGGGAGGTCGACCCGGAAATACGATCGGCCGCTTTTGTAACTAAAAAAGGCGAAAAGGCTATTCTAAGCTCCTTCGGGGCACATTCTACGGTTTTGGGTTCAAGAAACATTGTGCTTTCAAGAGACTATCCTGGCGCACTGGTGGATTCTCTGGAAAATGGGCGCTACAATTTCGCGATGTACATGGCGGGTGCAGTGGGCAGTATGGGGCCGATTGAAAAAGGTACTGACGATTTTGATGAAATAAAAAATCAGGCATTTGGCGTACAGAATGCGATTCTTTCACCGGCTACTTTAACAGAACCTTCCAAACAGCCGGTAATCCGGTCGCTTACATTACCTCTGCCGCTGCGTGAGCCAAGCCCCAGACTGACAATGAACCTGGTACTGCGCTCATGGGCCTTCAAAAAGGCATTCGGTGAATATCCGATTTTTGTAAAAGCATTACGGATCGGGAATATTTTAATGGTAGGAATGCCCTGCGACTTTTCAGGTGAGCTGGTGGCGGGCCTCGATGCCTACGCAAAAACGAAGGGATTAAACCTGATGGTAACCAGCTTTAATGGGGGTTATATCGGTTACATTACTCATGACAAGTACTTTGACCGGGATTTGTACGAAACCAAAACAATGAATTGGTATGGACCTTACAACGGCGCGTATTTCCAGGAAGTGATCAAAGATATTATTGATAAAATGTCCTAA
- a CDS encoding NAD-dependent epimerase/dehydratase family protein → MKSENILVIGANGQIGSVLVEYLREIYGVGHVIASDIRKPEIESGIFEQLDATNAQALSAIVKKFKITQIYHLAAILSAKGEQEPLKTWDINMQTYFNVLEIARENQVEKIFYPSSIAVFGEQVDTKAEQWSYLDPSTVYGISKAAGENWSNYYFKRYGLDIRSLRYPGIIGYQSMPGGGTTDYAVDIYHKAVKGESFECFLKSDTTLPMIYITDAMDATVRLMEAPKEKITVRTSYNLAGISFSPEEIATSIKEIIPDFDITYKPDFRQQIAASWPQEIDDTQARKDWGWRPTYNLEKMTQEMIKELTKKYQTVKG, encoded by the coding sequence ATGAAGTCTGAAAATATCCTTGTAATCGGGGCAAATGGCCAGATCGGATCTGTACTGGTTGAATATCTGCGGGAAATTTATGGCGTGGGCCATGTGATTGCTTCCGACATTCGGAAACCGGAAATTGAATCTGGTATTTTTGAGCAGCTTGATGCAACAAATGCACAAGCACTTTCGGCAATTGTTAAGAAATTTAAGATAACCCAGATTTATCACCTGGCGGCTATTCTATCGGCAAAAGGTGAGCAGGAGCCACTGAAAACTTGGGACATTAATATGCAAACCTATTTCAATGTGCTGGAAATAGCCCGCGAAAACCAGGTTGAAAAAATATTCTATCCTAGTTCGATCGCCGTTTTTGGCGAACAGGTTGACACCAAAGCAGAACAGTGGTCTTATCTTGATCCATCGACCGTTTACGGAATTAGCAAGGCGGCAGGAGAAAACTGGTCAAACTATTACTTTAAAAGGTACGGGCTTGATATCCGTTCGTTACGGTACCCTGGTATCATAGGATACCAATCCATGCCCGGCGGCGGAACTACCGATTATGCGGTCGATATTTATCATAAAGCAGTGAAGGGAGAGTCTTTTGAATGTTTTTTAAAATCAGATACCACGCTTCCGATGATCTATATTACCGACGCGATGGACGCGACGGTACGGTTGATGGAAGCGCCAAAAGAAAAAATTACAGTCAGGACAAGCTATAACCTGGCGGGAATCAGTTTTTCTCCGGAAGAAATCGCCACCAGTATCAAAGAGATCATCCCTGATTTTGATATTACTTACAAACCGGACTTTCGCCAGCAAATAGCAGCATCCTGGCCACAGGAAATAGACGACACGCAAGCCAGAAAAGACTGGGGCTGGCGACCAACCTATAATCTCGAAAAAATGACGCAGGAAATGATCAAAGAATTGACAAAGAAATACCAGACAGTAAAAGGGTAA
- a CDS encoding transglutaminase domain-containing protein — translation MKMQGRSIFTYDVYAPTTVTTMLRPRRQEGQSIIQEGFNIEPQVPFSEYIDIYGNPCQRTILPVGRVTITTEVQAQVNATKPIPSPPPAYVLVGDLPDEVMHYILPSRYCQSDLHEINMLAMEIAGNLVPGYEQVEAIRTWIHKNITYQYGVTDASTTALDLARNRIGVCRDFTHLAIALCRNLCIPARMTVGYLDRLKVMDLHAWFDVYIGGDWYTFDAVQEKTEGYRIEIGHGRDAADVAMVTQYGNATLQSLHVEASLLG, via the coding sequence ATGAAAATGCAGGGAAGAAGCATATTTACGTACGACGTGTATGCTCCCACTACAGTAACCACCATGTTACGCCCCCGTCGCCAGGAAGGCCAATCTATTATCCAGGAGGGCTTCAATATCGAGCCACAGGTGCCATTTTCAGAATATATCGATATTTATGGAAATCCTTGCCAACGCACAATTTTGCCGGTAGGCAGGGTAACGATTACGACCGAAGTACAGGCGCAGGTGAACGCAACCAAGCCGATCCCAAGTCCGCCGCCGGCTTATGTGCTTGTCGGAGATCTGCCGGATGAAGTGATGCATTACATTTTACCAAGCCGCTACTGCCAGTCGGACCTCCATGAGATCAATATGCTGGCCATGGAAATAGCGGGAAACCTGGTTCCCGGTTACGAACAGGTTGAGGCGATCAGGACGTGGATACACAAAAATATTACGTATCAATATGGTGTTACCGACGCCAGCACAACCGCACTGGATCTGGCTAGAAACCGCATAGGCGTTTGCCGCGATTTCACCCACCTTGCCATTGCATTGTGCCGGAACCTTTGTATCCCGGCCCGCATGACAGTCGGCTATCTGGACAGGCTTAAAGTGATGGACTTACACGCCTGGTTCGACGTCTATATCGGTGGAGACTGGTATACTTTCGACGCGGTACAGGAGAAAACCGAAGGCTACCGCATTGAAATAGGCCACGGCAGGGACGCCGCCGACGTAGCGATGGTGACACAATACGGAAATGCCACTTTACAATCCCTGCACGTGGAAGCGTCGTTGTTGGGATAA
- a CDS encoding YceI family protein: protein MAVTKWIVDPVHSEVQFKIKHLVISTITGSFNNFEGGATSDMSNFEDAEIHFSLDVSSIDTNIEARDKHLRSADFFDAEQFPHITFQSNYFHKVKGDNYKLSGLLTLKGITKPIELDAEYGGSERDAEGKLRVGFEVEGRLSRQEFGLNYMQLTDSGGLVVGEDVKLIANIQLVKQS, encoded by the coding sequence ATGGCAGTTACCAAATGGATCGTAGACCCTGTACATTCTGAGGTTCAGTTTAAAATCAAACACCTGGTCATTTCAACGATCACAGGTTCGTTCAATAATTTTGAAGGAGGCGCAACCTCGGATATGAGTAATTTTGAGGATGCTGAAATTCACTTTTCGCTGGATGTGAGCAGTATCGATACGAATATTGAAGCCCGCGACAAGCATTTGAGGTCGGCCGATTTTTTCGATGCAGAGCAATTTCCGCACATCACTTTTCAATCTAATTATTTTCATAAGGTAAAAGGTGACAACTACAAATTGTCGGGCTTACTGACCTTAAAAGGTATTACGAAACCCATCGAGCTCGACGCCGAATACGGAGGCTCCGAGCGGGACGCGGAAGGTAAGTTAAGAGTTGGTTTTGAAGTAGAAGGAAGGCTGAGCCGGCAGGAATTCGGGCTGAATTATATGCAGCTCACAGATTCCGGCGGCCTGGTCGTCGGAGAAGATGTGAAGCTCATCGCCAATATCCAGCTTGTGAAGCAGTCTTAG
- the kbl gene encoding glycine C-acetyltransferase, with amino-acid sequence MYGNIQQELQKELDAIKEAGLYKKERIITTPQSASIATTDGKDVLNFCANNYLGLSSHPEVIKAGIEAINTHGFGMSSVRFICGTQDIHKELERKTAEFLGTEDCILYAAAFDANGGLFEPLLNEQDAIISDELNHASLIDGIRLCKAKRFRYKHNDIADLETQLNDAAGSRRILIVTDGVFSMDGTIAQLDKICDLAEQYQAMVMIDECHASGFMGKTGRGSHEFRNVMGRIDIITGTYGKALGGASGGFTAAKKEIVEILRQRSRPYLFSNTLAPSIVGASIKVLDLLSSSTELRDKLEKNTAFFRKEMTEAGFNILPGEHPIVPIMLYDAKLAQEFAAKLLDEGIYVIGFFYPVVPQGKARIRVQISAGHEQEHLEKAVAAFTKVGKELGVI; translated from the coding sequence ATGTACGGAAACATTCAGCAAGAACTGCAAAAAGAACTCGACGCGATCAAAGAAGCGGGTTTATATAAGAAGGAAAGAATTATTACCACGCCACAGTCGGCCAGTATTGCCACGACCGACGGCAAGGATGTCCTTAACTTTTGTGCAAACAATTACCTCGGACTTTCCTCTCACCCGGAAGTGATCAAAGCAGGTATCGAGGCGATCAACACGCATGGATTCGGAATGTCCTCGGTGCGTTTTATTTGCGGCACGCAGGATATTCACAAGGAACTTGAACGGAAGACGGCGGAATTCTTGGGCACAGAGGACTGTATTTTGTACGCAGCCGCTTTCGATGCGAACGGAGGTTTGTTCGAGCCGCTGCTAAACGAGCAGGATGCAATTATTTCCGACGAACTCAACCACGCTTCCCTCATTGACGGGATCAGGTTATGCAAGGCAAAACGCTTTCGCTACAAACACAATGATATAGCGGATCTGGAAACCCAGCTCAATGATGCAGCTGGAAGCCGCCGGATCCTGATTGTGACCGACGGCGTATTTTCGATGGACGGAACAATTGCGCAGCTCGATAAAATTTGCGACCTCGCCGAACAATATCAGGCAATGGTCATGATCGATGAATGCCACGCGAGCGGGTTCATGGGGAAAACCGGCCGCGGCTCGCACGAGTTCAGGAACGTTATGGGGCGAATCGACATCATTACAGGCACTTACGGAAAAGCGCTGGGTGGAGCCTCGGGCGGTTTTACAGCCGCTAAAAAGGAGATCGTTGAAATATTGCGCCAGCGGTCGAGACCTTATCTGTTCTCAAATACACTGGCACCCTCAATTGTCGGCGCTTCAATCAAGGTATTAGATCTGCTATCCTCGTCGACGGAGCTTCGTGATAAGCTGGAAAAAAACACCGCTTTTTTCAGAAAAGAAATGACGGAAGCCGGCTTTAATATTCTGCCAGGCGAGCACCCGATCGTACCGATCATGCTTTACGACGCAAAACTCGCACAGGAATTCGCGGCTAAATTACTCGACGAAGGCATTTACGTAATAGGTTTCTTCTACCCCGTAGTACCACAGGGAAAAGCAAGGATCCGTGTACAAATTTCAGCCGGCCACGAACAGGAACACCTGGAAAAAGCGGTGGCGGCATTCACGAAAGTAGGGAAAGAGCTGGGAGTCATTTGA
- a CDS encoding helicase HerA-like domain-containing protein, with amino-acid sequence MSKKEQFVAAIQKSYQTDKPVIHLGSAILDGEIIGEAKVSLPLRMMNRHGLVAGATGSGKTRTLQVFAEQLSAAGVPVFMSDIKGDLSGIAQPGKTNAALEERSQVLGNVFTPKGYPVELYSLSGQKGAQMRATILEFGPILLSKIFELNDTQSGVLAILFKYADDKDLPMVDLNDLKKVLNYLSEGPGAAEIKGDYGSISSSTAGTILRKIVALEQQGVGSIFGERSFDINDLIDRVDGQGIISLLNISDVQDKPALFSTFMLSLLAELYQKLPEAGDLDKPKLVFFLDEAHLLFKDAPKAFLDQIEQVIRLIRSKGVGVFFCTQMAQDVPVSVLSQLGNRVQHVLRAFTPQDADGLKQTVKTYPKSDFYQIDQILTTLGIGQALITVLNEKGIPTEVAATHLLPPTSIMGPMVQAEYDQHVQQSSLYQKYKDPVDPESAYEMLTRRMEEHAKVEAQAKEEVQEVKKEKEEKGMISEALNSPLAKQIGREVVRGVFGMLFGKTTRSRTKKSGGLFGF; translated from the coding sequence GTGTCAAAAAAAGAACAGTTTGTTGCCGCGATCCAGAAATCTTACCAAACAGACAAGCCCGTTATCCACCTGGGATCTGCAATTCTGGATGGTGAAATAATAGGCGAAGCAAAGGTTAGTCTTCCCCTCCGGATGATGAACCGGCACGGGCTCGTTGCCGGAGCGACAGGATCGGGTAAGACGCGCACCCTGCAGGTTTTCGCCGAGCAACTTTCAGCTGCAGGTGTGCCAGTGTTTATGTCAGATATTAAGGGAGACCTGTCAGGAATTGCGCAGCCTGGCAAGACAAATGCGGCATTGGAGGAGCGGTCGCAGGTCCTCGGGAATGTATTTACGCCGAAAGGTTACCCGGTTGAGTTATATTCCCTTAGTGGGCAGAAAGGAGCTCAGATGCGGGCTACCATTCTGGAATTCGGCCCTATTCTTTTGTCCAAAATATTTGAGCTGAATGATACGCAGTCGGGCGTTTTGGCAATCCTTTTTAAATATGCAGACGACAAGGATTTACCGATGGTAGATCTGAATGACTTAAAAAAGGTCCTCAATTATTTATCGGAAGGCCCAGGTGCGGCGGAAATTAAGGGTGACTACGGCAGTATTTCCAGCTCTACCGCTGGTACCATTTTACGTAAGATCGTTGCGCTCGAACAACAGGGTGTAGGAAGTATTTTCGGTGAAAGATCGTTCGATATCAACGATTTGATAGACCGCGTGGACGGGCAAGGCATTATCAGCCTGCTGAATATTTCTGACGTTCAGGACAAGCCTGCATTGTTTTCCACATTCATGCTGAGCCTCCTGGCCGAGCTGTATCAAAAACTTCCCGAAGCGGGCGATCTTGATAAACCTAAATTAGTATTCTTCCTCGACGAAGCACATTTATTGTTCAAGGATGCTCCAAAAGCATTTCTCGATCAGATTGAGCAGGTCATCAGGTTGATACGTTCCAAAGGAGTCGGCGTTTTTTTCTGTACCCAAATGGCACAGGATGTTCCGGTTTCGGTACTTTCTCAGCTTGGAAACCGCGTGCAGCACGTATTGCGTGCATTCACGCCGCAGGATGCGGATGGTTTGAAACAAACTGTAAAAACCTACCCAAAATCAGATTTTTACCAGATCGACCAGATACTCACAACGTTGGGAATAGGCCAGGCGCTTATTACAGTGCTCAACGAAAAGGGAATCCCGACGGAAGTAGCCGCAACGCATTTGCTGCCTCCTACTTCCATTATGGGCCCGATGGTGCAGGCAGAATACGACCAGCACGTGCAGCAGTCGAGCTTGTATCAGAAGTATAAAGATCCGGTCGATCCGGAAAGTGCCTATGAAATGCTGACCAGGCGAATGGAAGAGCATGCAAAGGTGGAAGCCCAGGCGAAAGAGGAAGTTCAGGAGGTTAAAAAAGAGAAAGAAGAAAAGGGCATGATTTCTGAGGCGCTCAACTCACCTTTGGCAAAACAAATAGGAAGAGAAGTTGTGCGGGGCGTTTTCGGGATGCTTTTTGGGAAAACCACCCGGTCCAGGACCAAGAAATCGGGCGGGCTTTTCGGGTTTTAA
- a CDS encoding alpha-E domain-containing protein, translating to MLSRVANSIYWMNRYMERVENYARFVGVNFNLALDLPPDVDEQWEPLLVATADHYLFYKYYDKPTKEDVIHFMTFDKRNPNSIISCLYEARENARTIREAISKEMWESINTFYLSIRATSPDNFRNMDHMQSYFSDIRKSCQLFHGVVDTSITRNEAWHFGRLGRHIERGDKCSRFLDVKYFTLQQDSGTSGSTLDLMLWTAVLKSVSAYNMYRQTHRALTSMNIVAFLILDKLFPRSIAYCVRQAELSLYAIGGSIPERGHNNPAERALSKIRSELEFTDVEEIFKTGLHDYLDTFQTKNNVVDNAIFDMYFGLETGQSQSQSMGQTSGQFRTQWMN from the coding sequence ATGCTTAGCCGAGTTGCGAATTCGATTTACTGGATGAACCGTTATATGGAACGGGTTGAAAATTATGCCCGCTTCGTAGGAGTTAACTTTAATCTGGCCCTGGATTTGCCGCCTGATGTGGACGAGCAATGGGAGCCGCTGCTGGTCGCCACGGCGGATCACTACCTCTTTTATAAGTACTACGACAAGCCCACCAAGGAGGATGTGATCCATTTCATGACCTTTGACAAGCGCAATCCCAATTCCATTATCAGCTGTCTTTATGAAGCGCGGGAGAATGCGCGGACGATCCGGGAGGCGATCTCGAAGGAAATGTGGGAAAGTATCAATACTTTTTACTTATCGATTCGTGCCACTTCACCTGATAATTTCCGGAATATGGACCATATGCAATCCTATTTCTCGGATATCCGCAAAAGCTGCCAGCTTTTTCATGGTGTCGTGGATACTTCTATAACCAGAAATGAGGCATGGCATTTCGGCAGGCTGGGACGTCATATCGAGCGTGGCGACAAATGTTCGAGGTTTCTGGATGTTAAATATTTTACGCTGCAGCAGGATTCTGGGACTTCCGGATCTACATTGGATCTGATGCTCTGGACAGCAGTTTTGAAATCTGTGAGCGCCTATAATATGTACCGGCAAACGCACCGGGCACTTACCTCAATGAATATAGTGGCGTTTCTGATCCTGGATAAGCTTTTTCCACGGTCGATCGCCTATTGCGTCCGTCAGGCCGAACTTTCGCTTTACGCGATCGGCGGGTCGATCCCGGAGCGGGGCCACAATAATCCGGCGGAAAGGGCATTGAGTAAAATCCGCAGTGAGCTGGAATTTACCGACGTGGAGGAAATCTTCAAGACGGGCCTGCATGATTACCTCGATACATTCCAAACCAAAAACAACGTGGTCGACAATGCAATTTTCGATATGTATTTCGGATTGGAAACCGGGCAATCGCAAAGCCAGTCGATGGGACAAACTTCCGGCCAGTTTCGGACACAATGGATGAACTAA
- a CDS encoding acyl-CoA thioesterase, whose product MEPRSVRYSQSTLTELMIPAYANFGGKIHGGILLSLIDKVAYTCASRHAGAYCVTVSVDGVDFLQPVEVGDLVSLHASVNYVGRTSLVIGIRVIAENVRNRTERHTNTSYVTMVAKGDDDKPTVVPELLLENEEDARRFLEAIKRRELRERYKDAFDNAITRLDVQHNLDQLTGHRCVVGWKHDSD is encoded by the coding sequence ATGGAGCCACGCTCAGTACGGTATTCACAGAGTACACTAACCGAATTAATGATACCTGCCTACGCTAATTTTGGCGGAAAAATACACGGTGGAATATTGCTTTCGCTGATTGACAAAGTGGCTTATACCTGTGCTTCGAGGCACGCAGGCGCCTATTGCGTAACTGTTTCTGTCGACGGTGTCGATTTTCTGCAGCCGGTCGAAGTAGGCGACCTGGTGTCGTTGCATGCGTCGGTGAACTATGTCGGAAGGACTTCGCTGGTGATCGGGATCCGTGTAATCGCTGAAAATGTGCGTAACCGTACCGAGCGGCATACCAATACTTCGTATGTTACGATGGTTGCGAAAGGTGATGACGATAAACCGACGGTAGTTCCGGAATTGCTTCTTGAAAACGAAGAAGATGCACGGCGTTTCCTTGAAGCGATCAAAAGGCGGGAACTCCGGGAGAGATATAAAGACGCATTTGATAATGCAATAACCCGGTTAGATGTGCAGCATAATCTGGACCAGCTAACCGGGCATCGATGTGTTGTGGGGTGGAAGCACGACTCTGATTAA
- the glmM gene encoding phosphoglucosamine mutase: MTLIKSISGIRGIVGGKSGEALTPIDVVKFAAAYGTWLRRANPQNSKVIIGRDARLSGEMVSRLVAGTLQGVGLNVVDLGLSTTPTVEIAVTAEDAAGGIILTASHNPIQWNALKLLNHLGEFISETDGEEVLRIAKEEDFIFVDVKKLGSYSTDDSYLQKHIDQVLALPLVDREAIANANFKIVVDAVNSTGGTVVPMLLEALGVSSKNIRKLNCEPTGNFAHNPEPLPEHLREISKELDNGSYNLGIVVDPDVDRLALMCEDGTPFGEEYTLVAVADFVLKNTPGNTVSNLSSTAALRDVTVKAGGSYFASAVGEVNVVNMMKANNAVIGGEGNGGVIYPESHYGRDALVGIALFLTHLAKFGKTASVMRRSYPNYYISKNKIELTADIDVDNILSRIQSRYSKQPLNTTDGVRIEFDKEWVHLRKSNTEPIIRIYSESETQTTAMNLANKIISDIKEIISEPKN; the protein is encoded by the coding sequence GTGACGTTAATTAAATCTATCTCCGGAATCAGAGGTATTGTAGGTGGCAAGTCCGGGGAAGCACTGACTCCGATTGATGTAGTAAAGTTTGCAGCTGCATATGGAACATGGTTGAGGCGCGCAAATCCGCAGAATTCCAAAGTTATCATAGGCAGAGATGCAAGGCTTTCCGGTGAAATGGTCAGCCGGCTCGTTGCCGGGACATTACAGGGTGTAGGCCTGAATGTAGTGGATCTCGGCTTGTCTACGACACCAACCGTCGAAATAGCGGTGACTGCGGAAGACGCGGCGGGCGGGATCATCCTCACAGCCAGCCACAATCCTATCCAATGGAATGCATTAAAACTGCTCAACCATCTCGGTGAATTCATTTCCGAGACAGATGGGGAAGAAGTGCTCCGGATCGCAAAAGAGGAAGATTTCATTTTTGTTGATGTCAAAAAGCTGGGCAGTTACAGTACGGACGATTCTTATCTTCAAAAGCATATTGACCAGGTACTTGCCCTTCCGCTGGTGGACAGGGAAGCGATCGCAAATGCAAATTTCAAGATTGTCGTAGATGCGGTCAATTCTACCGGCGGTACTGTTGTTCCTATGCTTTTAGAGGCACTTGGTGTATCGTCAAAAAATATCAGGAAGCTTAATTGCGAACCGACAGGGAATTTTGCCCACAATCCCGAACCGTTACCGGAACATCTCAGGGAGATCAGCAAAGAGCTGGACAATGGTTCTTATAACCTGGGTATCGTAGTTGATCCTGATGTGGACCGGCTGGCGCTGATGTGTGAGGACGGAACACCTTTCGGTGAAGAATATACACTGGTAGCAGTTGCGGATTTTGTTCTTAAAAACACACCTGGCAATACAGTTTCCAACCTTTCTTCCACAGCCGCATTGCGTGATGTGACTGTTAAAGCAGGAGGCTCTTATTTTGCTTCTGCCGTTGGAGAAGTGAATGTCGTCAATATGATGAAAGCCAATAATGCGGTCATCGGCGGGGAGGGAAACGGAGGGGTTATCTATCCTGAAAGTCACTATGGTCGTGATGCATTAGTTGGTATTGCGCTATTTTTGACGCATTTGGCAAAGTTTGGAAAAACTGCTTCCGTCATGCGCAGGTCTTATCCTAACTATTATATTTCAAAAAATAAAATAGAGCTGACTGCTGATATCGATGTGGACAACATTTTGAGCCGCATTCAGAGCAGATATTCAAAACAGCCACTCAATACAACGGACGGTGTAAGGATCGAATTCGATAAAGAATGGGTTCATTTAAGAAAATCCAACACCGAACCAATTATCAGAATTTACTCCGAGTCTGAAACGCAGACCACTGCAATGAATCTGGCTAATAAGATTATTTCGGATATCAAGGAGATTATTTCTGAGCCTAAAAACTGA